A single genomic interval of Noviherbaspirillum saxi harbors:
- a CDS encoding M20 aminoacylase family protein codes for MKDILKEMHAQSSEFIELRRDIHRHPELGFQELRTSELVAQRLRNWGYEVTTGMGATGVVGQLRRGNGSRRLGLRADMDGLPVQEATGLPYASCRAGVMHACGHDGHTATLLAAAKYLASRGDFNGTLNLIFQPAEEGLGGAKRMMEDGLFDRFPCDAIFALHNMPGFPVGQFLFRAGPAMASSENITIGLEGTGGHGAMPHVAVDPVVAGASIVMGLQTIVSRNVPPLEMAVITVGSFQAGQTNNVIPQSATLRLSVRALDRKVHELLKQRIRELVELQAASYGVRAQVGFEGGYPVLVNTEAETELARDVALELVGADRVVPQTAALSGSEDFAFMLEKVPGSYFFIGNGDEATGGAAACMVHNPGYDFNDQILAAGAAYWVSLAERYLQ; via the coding sequence ATGAAAGACATTCTGAAAGAGATGCATGCGCAAAGTTCGGAATTCATTGAACTGCGTAGAGACATTCATCGCCATCCGGAACTGGGTTTTCAAGAGCTGCGCACCAGTGAACTGGTGGCCCAGCGCCTTCGAAACTGGGGGTATGAAGTCACTACCGGGATGGGTGCAACAGGCGTAGTGGGTCAGCTCAGGCGCGGGAACGGAAGCCGGCGTTTGGGTCTGCGCGCCGACATGGACGGACTCCCCGTCCAGGAAGCCACCGGCCTGCCTTATGCCAGCTGCCGCGCCGGCGTGATGCATGCATGCGGACATGACGGTCATACCGCGACGCTGCTGGCAGCGGCAAAGTATCTGGCAAGCCGCGGCGACTTCAATGGAACACTGAACCTGATCTTTCAGCCAGCCGAGGAGGGCTTGGGGGGCGCCAAGAGGATGATGGAAGACGGGCTATTTGACAGGTTTCCGTGTGATGCCATCTTCGCCCTGCATAACATGCCGGGCTTTCCGGTGGGCCAGTTCCTATTCAGAGCTGGTCCGGCAATGGCGTCGAGCGAGAACATTACCATCGGGCTGGAAGGCACGGGCGGGCATGGAGCGATGCCGCATGTGGCTGTCGACCCCGTCGTAGCAGGGGCGTCGATCGTGATGGGGCTGCAAACAATCGTCTCGCGTAATGTACCTCCGCTGGAAATGGCCGTCATTACCGTTGGCTCGTTTCAAGCGGGCCAGACCAATAATGTCATCCCGCAGAGCGCCACGCTACGGCTGAGCGTCCGGGCGCTCGACCGGAAGGTGCATGAGTTACTCAAGCAGCGTATCCGAGAGCTGGTCGAATTGCAGGCCGCGAGTTATGGCGTACGCGCACAGGTCGGGTTCGAGGGCGGATATCCAGTCCTGGTCAACACGGAGGCTGAAACGGAGCTTGCCCGCGACGTGGCGCTGGAACTGGTGGGCGCGGATCGAGTGGTACCTCAGACCGCAGCACTCAGCGGTAGCGAGGACTTTGCTTTCATGCTGGAAAAAGTGCCAGGAAGTTATTTTTTTATCGGTAACGGTGACGAAGCAACGGGAGGGGCCGCCGCATGCATGGTGCATAACCCGGGTTACGACTTCAATGACCAGATTCTTGCAGCGGGAGCGGCTTACTGGGTATCACTGGCCGAACGTTATCTACAGTAG
- a CDS encoding Bug family tripartite tricarboxylate transporter substrate binding protein, protein MHRTKRTTLRSIGILVAGLALSITAFAQQFPVKPVTLLVPYPAGGLSDFIARTVNTSLSKNLGQPVIVENVGGGSGSIAAQRLLNSPSDGHLIFQGSPNELILAPLANAAIKFKSEDFRLVQMISTAHIAFLVRKDLPVNDVDGFIAYARKMAKEGKSVTYASVGPGSFYHLLGEHMSKVTDTPMVHVPYRGAAPAEQDLISGNVDMFLAPYGKKYDSLHKQGKLKVLAMLNHERIESVKEYPAISESKVLKDFTFNIWTGYFVKTDTPEHVVRALHKAITETLNDPVVRSSMESNSQLMPQSLPLSAVGKAYAEGTAQFRAIAKSINLQPQ, encoded by the coding sequence ATGCACAGAACGAAGCGCACCACCCTCCGCAGCATCGGAATTTTGGTTGCCGGATTGGCATTGAGCATCACTGCCTTTGCGCAGCAGTTCCCCGTCAAGCCGGTAACGCTATTGGTGCCTTATCCCGCCGGCGGCCTGTCCGATTTCATCGCGCGCACGGTGAACACTTCCCTGTCCAAAAATCTTGGTCAACCGGTGATCGTCGAGAACGTCGGCGGCGGTAGCGGATCCATTGCGGCGCAGAGATTGCTCAACTCCCCGTCGGACGGGCACTTGATCTTCCAGGGGTCGCCGAATGAACTCATTCTTGCACCGTTGGCAAACGCGGCCATCAAGTTCAAGAGCGAGGATTTCCGCCTGGTGCAGATGATCTCGACGGCACACATCGCATTCCTGGTTCGTAAGGACCTGCCCGTCAATGATGTGGATGGATTTATCGCCTATGCGCGCAAGATGGCGAAAGAAGGCAAATCGGTGACGTATGCCAGCGTTGGGCCCGGTTCGTTCTATCATCTCCTGGGCGAACATATGTCCAAGGTCACGGACACGCCGATGGTCCATGTTCCCTACAGAGGGGCGGCTCCCGCCGAGCAGGATCTGATCAGTGGCAATGTGGACATGTTTCTGGCGCCATACGGCAAGAAATACGACAGCCTGCATAAGCAGGGCAAGCTCAAGGTGCTGGCGATGCTCAATCATGAGCGGATTGAAAGCGTAAAAGAGTATCCGGCTATCAGCGAAAGCAAGGTACTCAAGGACTTCACTTTCAATATCTGGACCGGATATTTTGTGAAGACCGACACGCCGGAGCACGTAGTGCGTGCTCTGCACAAGGCGATCACCGAAACGCTGAACGACCCGGTCGTGCGCAGTAGCATGGAAAGCAATAGCCAATTGATGCCTCAGTCGCTGCCGCTGAGCGCCGTAGGAAAAGCCTACGCGGAAGGCACTGCCCAGTTCCGTGCCATCGCAAAATCCATCAACCTCCAGCCCCAGTGA
- a CDS encoding LysR family transcriptional regulator, which yields MNIKHLEHLLTLAETGSFSRAAERLFITQSALSRSIQTLEEELDGRLLDRIGKRNELTPLGQDVVKRARQIVHDASELRRLAELFQQGGGGAIRVGLGSGPGALLMTPLLRYMAVHQPAVRVSITRGPTELQLLQLRARQLDALVVDARRVVPAPDLQIESIAELRACFACRADHPLARFKSVTLAQLLAYPIASTPLSDEVARLMVDQYGPQANPAQMTTLQCEDVTSLIEVVEQSQAIFLGIAAAASEGFKAGRLIELKMKPRLQASARFAYITLAGFTEAPAMALFRRLVAERMHDGVKN from the coding sequence ATGAATATCAAACATCTTGAGCACCTGCTCACCCTCGCAGAAACCGGGTCATTCAGTAGAGCGGCGGAGCGGCTGTTCATTACGCAATCTGCATTGAGCCGCAGTATTCAGACGCTGGAAGAAGAACTGGACGGACGGCTGCTGGATCGCATCGGCAAGCGCAATGAACTCACGCCTTTAGGGCAAGATGTGGTGAAACGCGCGCGTCAAATCGTGCATGACGCCTCGGAACTGCGCCGCCTTGCAGAACTGTTTCAACAAGGCGGGGGCGGCGCCATCCGAGTTGGACTCGGGTCGGGGCCAGGCGCCCTGCTAATGACCCCATTGCTGCGCTACATGGCAGTGCATCAGCCTGCGGTCCGTGTCAGCATTACGCGTGGCCCGACCGAACTGCAATTGCTGCAGCTACGCGCGCGTCAACTGGATGCACTGGTGGTCGACGCGCGGCGTGTCGTGCCGGCCCCGGATCTGCAGATTGAGTCCATCGCGGAGTTGCGCGCCTGTTTTGCGTGCCGGGCTGATCATCCTCTTGCCAGGTTCAAATCCGTGACCTTGGCGCAGCTACTCGCCTATCCGATCGCGTCTACGCCCTTGTCAGACGAAGTTGCCCGTTTGATGGTGGACCAGTATGGACCTCAGGCCAATCCCGCACAAATGACCACGCTCCAATGTGAGGACGTCACCAGCCTGATCGAAGTAGTTGAGCAGTCGCAAGCGATTTTCCTGGGAATTGCGGCAGCGGCAAGCGAGGGTTTCAAGGCGGGGCGCTTAATCGAATTGAAGATGAAACCAAGATTGCAGGCGTCGGCGCGATTTGCCTATATTACTTTGGCAGGGTTTACCGAGGCGCCTGCAATGGCCCTGTTTCGCCGTCTCGTAGCAGAACGAATGCATGATGGCGTCAAGAATTAA
- a CDS encoding fasciclin domain-containing protein, with protein sequence MRTFSSAVIIAAALATANIATAQNVMVGGQSMLPSKDIIDNAVNSADHTTLVTAVKAAGLVDTLKGKGPFTVFAPTNAAFGKLPAGTVETLVKPESKATLTKVLTYHVVPGKYDFDALQGEIKKQNGKAQLPTASGGKLSFAMNGMNNIQVMDEAGNTANISTYDVYQSNGVINVIDTVLMPK encoded by the coding sequence ATGCGCACATTTTCTTCCGCCGTCATCATTGCGGCCGCTCTGGCAACAGCCAACATTGCAACCGCACAGAACGTCATGGTTGGCGGCCAAAGCATGCTGCCGTCCAAAGACATCATAGACAACGCAGTCAATTCCGCCGATCACACCACGTTGGTCACAGCCGTCAAGGCGGCCGGCCTGGTCGATACCCTCAAGGGCAAAGGCCCCTTTACGGTGTTTGCCCCGACCAATGCCGCATTCGGCAAGCTGCCCGCCGGGACCGTCGAAACCCTGGTAAAGCCAGAAAGTAAGGCAACATTGACCAAAGTCTTGACCTATCATGTGGTCCCCGGCAAATATGACTTCGACGCGCTCCAGGGTGAAATCAAAAAACAAAATGGAAAAGCGCAACTGCCTACTGCCAGCGGCGGCAAGCTGAGCTTCGCAATGAACGGAATGAACAACATTCAGGTCATGGACGAGGCTGGAAATACTGCCAATATCAGTACCTACGACGTCTATCAATCAAACGGCGTTATCAACGTTATTGATACAGTCTTGATGCCGAAATAA